CCAACGACTTGGCGCGCCGCGTATGGGAGCACAGGGCCCGGTGCCGGCGCGGCGTTCACCCGTAAACATGGCGTAACGAGGCTGGTTCATGCCCGGCCGTACGAAGACGTCGC
The Rhodospirillaceae bacterium genome window above contains:
- a CDS encoding GIY-YIG nuclease family protein, coding for MPYWVYILASKRNGTLYVGLTNDLARRVWEHRARCRRGVHP